The Drosophila gunungcola strain Sukarami unplaced genomic scaffold, Dgunungcola_SK_2 000078F, whole genome shotgun sequence genome has a window encoding:
- the LOC128264751 gene encoding plasminogen receptor (KT) encodes MGATASCKKSNGTGYPEHDDPSYRKCQELKMERWIQMHYQIKQREQALAIAQHRELFYWLSGFYLSAVYGCASYYQRVKRVSALAPLLPLTFVVGYYTDWAYGSKLHRIQAEANMIMEHEQELLHWPGGLPTVAGIDEARVETEMEKKMHPHHM; translated from the exons ATGGGTGCCACGGCCTCGTGCAAGAAATCCAACGGCACTGGCTATCCGGAGCACGATGATCCCAGCTACCGCAAGTGCCAGGAGCTCAAG ATGGAGCGCTGGATCCAGATGCACTACCAGATCAAGCAGCGGGAGCAGGCCCTGGCCATCGCCCAGCACCGGGAGCTCTTCTACTGGCTGAGCGGCTTCTACCTGAGCGCCGTCTACGGCTGCGCCAGCTACTACCAGCGGGTGAAGCGGGTCTCCGCGCTGGCTCCGCTCCTGCCGCTCACCTTCGTGGTGGGCTACTACACGGACTGGGCCTACGGCAGCAAGCTGCACCGCATCCAAG CGGAGGCCAACATGATCATGGAGCACGAGCAGGAGCTGCTGCACTGGCCTGGTGGTCTGCCCACAGTGGCCGGAATCGATGAGGCTCGCGTGGAGACCGAGATGGAAAAGAAAATGCATCCACACCACATGTAG